A single region of the Salicibibacter cibi genome encodes:
- a CDS encoding TRAP transporter large permease: MDLLITILILLVSILLNIPVALALIFSSAYYVFMSNIPNGIIVQQMVEGSVSFTLLAILFFITTGNLMNYTGITTRILNFAQIITRHTIGKLAKVNVLLSTIMGGLSGSNIADAAMNSKILVPRMEEEGYDKGFATALTAATSLITPILPPGVGLILYGFVGNVSIGDLFMAGVLPGLVLAFLMMVLSHFISKRRNFEVENKQPMAKPKEALIALRPALLAILLPVIIIGGIRLGAFGPSEAGVVAVLYALFLGLIVYREMKLPKLAHALFESAQSAATIMLIIAGGSAFGWVLTVEQVPQQLTEFVSSYVNNPFMFFIVALIFLLFAGMFLEGNVLIMILTPLFMPMLDTFGVDPVHFGIFFVFTVSIGTLTPPVGTILFTTSSITGVYIEKLIKEMLPFYVLLIIAALLLAFIPAISLWLPNIL; encoded by the coding sequence ATGGATCTACTAATTACCATTCTCATCTTACTGGTTAGTATTTTATTGAACATCCCCGTTGCCTTAGCTCTCATTTTTAGCTCTGCGTATTACGTATTCATGTCTAATATTCCTAATGGCATTATTGTTCAACAAATGGTAGAAGGGTCTGTATCTTTTACGTTGCTAGCCATCCTTTTTTTCATCACCACCGGTAATTTAATGAACTATACCGGTATTACAACAAGGATCTTGAATTTTGCACAAATCATCACCAGGCACACCATTGGCAAGCTTGCCAAAGTTAATGTCCTTCTAAGTACTATCATGGGTGGATTATCGGGCTCAAATATAGCCGATGCGGCGATGAATTCGAAGATTCTTGTACCTAGGATGGAAGAAGAAGGATATGATAAAGGGTTTGCAACGGCATTAACCGCCGCAACCTCCCTCATCACACCTATTCTACCGCCTGGGGTTGGATTGATTTTGTATGGGTTTGTAGGTAATGTCTCGATTGGAGACTTGTTTATGGCCGGTGTATTACCGGGTCTAGTGTTAGCATTTTTAATGATGGTGCTCAGTCATTTTATATCCAAACGTCGAAACTTTGAAGTCGAAAACAAACAACCGATGGCTAAGCCCAAAGAGGCGCTTATTGCTTTAAGGCCTGCATTGCTCGCAATTCTCCTACCGGTTATTATTATTGGAGGCATCCGACTTGGGGCTTTTGGGCCTTCAGAAGCTGGTGTTGTTGCTGTTCTCTATGCGTTATTTCTCGGCTTAATTGTTTACCGTGAAATGAAGCTCCCTAAGCTTGCTCATGCATTGTTTGAAAGTGCCCAGTCAGCAGCAACAATCATGCTAATCATTGCAGGAGGGTCAGCCTTTGGTTGGGTCCTGACTGTGGAACAAGTCCCACAACAGTTAACGGAATTTGTCAGCAGCTATGTGAATAATCCTTTCATGTTTTTTATTGTAGCTTTGATTTTTCTCCTTTTCGCGGGCATGTTTCTTGAGGGGAACGTTTTGATCATGATTTTGACTCCACTTTTTATGCCCATGTTGGACACCTTCGGCGTTGATCCGGTGCATTTTGGTATATTTTTCGTATTTACGGTGAGTATTGGGACTCTAACACCCCCGGTGGGCACCATTTTGTTCACCACCAGTTCCATCACTGGTGTATATATTGAAAAATTAATTAAGGAAATGTTACCTTTTTATGTTCTCCTTATTATCGCTGCTCTTCTTCTCGCTTTTATCCCTGCCATTAGTCTATGGTTACCGAATATATTATAG
- a CDS encoding four-carbon acid sugar kinase family protein, which yields MEVRLKLASEHQRLVMIADDLTGANDSGVQFTKDGFESTVLFHVDEEILQTTTGQVLVVDTDSRALQAGEAYSHVHKVTEYVNSASFDVFYKKIDSTLRGNIGAEIEAIQVAGGFDLVVIAPAFPEAGRVTIDGFHYVNDVPIDQTLFAKDPHTPVSEAYIPSLIKKQTDREVLAVSIESEWPANEDGVPWLVFDARTNEDLKQIVENVTSGEYSRILWVGSAGLAIHVSKWFQRITNKKVLTVAGSASDVTVQQVQRLLEEKDVAGIPINPELLLKGGYNSEEKEELLQSIAAGYSNRKDILIYCDVNAYPVSKIIDIGDACGYSASQVSGKIAEFIGELAANVITLHDIDRLILTGGETAKNVSRALYVQGFNLMGEVETGIPISQMLGTNILAVTKAGAYGNEQSIVRAYEFLKQGGVHHG from the coding sequence ATGGAGGTGCGACTGAAATTGGCTTCCGAGCATCAGAGACTCGTGATGATCGCCGATGATCTAACAGGTGCGAATGACAGTGGCGTTCAATTTACGAAAGACGGTTTTGAATCGACGGTACTCTTTCATGTGGATGAGGAAATTTTGCAGACGACAACAGGGCAAGTGTTGGTCGTTGATACGGATTCCAGGGCGTTGCAAGCCGGTGAAGCATATTCCCATGTGCATAAGGTGACGGAATATGTTAACTCAGCCTCTTTCGATGTTTTTTATAAAAAAATAGATTCTACCTTACGCGGCAATATCGGGGCGGAGATTGAAGCGATACAGGTAGCAGGAGGTTTTGATCTGGTTGTGATTGCCCCGGCTTTCCCGGAAGCCGGACGTGTGACGATCGATGGGTTTCATTATGTGAACGATGTACCCATTGATCAAACATTGTTCGCGAAGGATCCCCATACTCCGGTTTCGGAGGCTTACATCCCATCTTTAATAAAAAAACAAACAGATCGTGAGGTGCTGGCAGTATCGATAGAAAGTGAATGGCCAGCAAATGAAGATGGAGTGCCTTGGCTTGTCTTCGATGCCAGAACGAATGAGGATCTGAAACAAATTGTCGAAAATGTCACAAGTGGTGAATACTCGCGAATACTTTGGGTTGGCTCGGCCGGACTCGCGATACATGTATCAAAATGGTTTCAACGGATAACCAATAAAAAAGTGCTGACTGTTGCCGGAAGCGCATCGGATGTAACTGTGCAACAAGTTCAACGTTTACTGGAAGAGAAAGATGTGGCGGGCATTCCAATTAACCCGGAATTGTTATTGAAGGGTGGATATAATAGTGAAGAAAAAGAAGAGTTGTTACAATCTATAGCAGCTGGTTACAGCAATAGAAAAGATATCCTGATATATTGTGATGTGAATGCTTACCCAGTTTCCAAGATCATCGATATTGGGGATGCCTGCGGCTATTCAGCAAGTCAAGTAAGCGGGAAGATAGCTGAATTCATAGGCGAATTGGCTGCTAATGTGATCACACTTCATGACATTGATCGGCTTATTTTAACAGGTGGCGAAACCGCAAAAAATGTAAGCAGAGCACTTTATGTGCAAGGCTTTAACCTCATGGGAGAGGTTGAAACCGGAATTCCCATTAGTCAAATGCTCGGGACAAATATTCTTGCGGTCACGAAGGCGGGCGCTTATGGAAATGAGCAGTCCATCGTACGAGCATATGAGTTCTTAAAACAAGGGGGTGTTCATCATGGATAA
- the pdxA gene encoding 4-hydroxythreonine-4-phosphate dehydrogenase PdxA: MDKPIIAITMGDAGGIGPEIIVKLFKRQDIFNHCVPVVIGDEKILKKAEKDLQTGVHIDKVDRIDTLTNKAGRMPCLDLNILPNDLPKGEVSASAGDAAFRFIEKAVELANLGKINGICTAPLNKEALHKGGHLYPGHTEILADLTDTDDFAMMLSATNLKVIHVTTHVGLLEAVRRIDDNRVYSVVKMAHETLVRAGISQPKIGVCGINPHAGENGLFGEGEEEEKIVPAIERARSGGIEVTGPFPADTLFFRATRGDFDIVVAMYHDQGHGPIKVLGLDNGVNITVGLPIIRTSVDHGTAFDIAGKGVASEDSLIEALLQAAELAGTNVK, from the coding sequence ATGGATAAACCTATTATTGCCATTACGATGGGGGATGCAGGCGGGATTGGCCCTGAAATCATCGTTAAGTTATTCAAGCGTCAAGACATTTTCAATCACTGTGTTCCTGTAGTCATTGGTGACGAAAAAATATTGAAAAAAGCGGAAAAGGACCTTCAAACAGGCGTTCATATTGATAAAGTCGATCGGATTGATACGCTTACAAATAAGGCAGGACGTATGCCTTGTTTGGATTTAAACATACTCCCAAATGACTTGCCTAAAGGGGAAGTGTCTGCGTCGGCAGGAGATGCAGCGTTTCGTTTTATTGAAAAAGCGGTTGAACTTGCCAATTTAGGGAAAATCAATGGTATTTGCACGGCGCCGCTCAATAAAGAGGCACTGCATAAAGGAGGGCATCTGTATCCTGGGCATACGGAAATTCTGGCTGATCTGACGGATACAGATGATTTTGCCATGATGTTATCCGCTACGAATCTGAAAGTGATTCACGTGACAACACACGTCGGATTGTTAGAAGCGGTTCGTAGGATTGATGACAATCGTGTTTATAGTGTTGTGAAAATGGCGCATGAAACGCTTGTGAGAGCTGGCATCTCACAACCGAAGATCGGTGTATGCGGGATCAACCCCCATGCTGGTGAGAATGGTTTGTTCGGTGAAGGGGAGGAGGAGGAGAAAATTGTACCTGCAATTGAACGCGCGAGATCAGGAGGGATAGAAGTAACCGGTCCTTTTCCTGCTGATACGTTGTTTTTTCGGGCAACGCGAGGCGACTTTGATATTGTTGTCGCCATGTATCATGATCAAGGTCACGGGCCCATTAAAGTCCTCGGACTGGATAATGGGGTGAACATCACGGTCGGCCTGCCTATTATCCGTACGAGTGTTGATCATGGTACAGCTTTCGATATTGCCGGGAAAGGGGTCGCCAGTGAAGATAGTCTTATTGAGGCGTTACTACAGGCTGCCGAGCTCGCAGGAACGAACGTTAAGTAA
- the nikA gene encoding nickel ABC transporter substrate-binding protein, with protein sequence MKTSISYIFVIATLMVTTGCQQQLSEAGSNNEDSLVISWPQDIGLLDPHGYGENQMFAQNLVYESLVQHDEEGDIKPHLAESWEISDDGKTYTFFLREDVQFSDGSEFNAENAKKNFDAVIEAPEDHAWLELANQINRTEVIDSFTFEITLEDTYYPLLEELALVRPFRFLGEAGFNEDQQFKEPIGTGPWVLHEYRKDEEAVFHRNDHYWGEKPEMEELVVRVIPDGDARVMAFENGEIDMIYGSGLISLDAFDHLQNNENYETGTSPPQANRVMALNSNRGVTEDHLVRQALIHAFDAHSFIEDMLYETEEHATSLFPDDAPYQPDDLDPYEYDPLKAESLLEEAGWERRDDHEIREKDGQPLQLTFVFDANDEIQTILAEYMQSELRALGVDIVLSGVDNQSYLDAQKTGDFDIIYHETWGAQYDPHAMLSSMRVPSHADYQAQRGLADKDELDEKISQVLVETDEQQREEQYDDIIRTLHDEAIYVPISSPSTTGMYHNDIEGVRYSPIPYEFSLEHIRR encoded by the coding sequence ATGAAAACATCAATATCATATATTTTCGTGATTGCTACACTTATGGTCACCACAGGGTGTCAGCAACAACTCTCTGAAGCAGGCAGCAACAACGAGGATAGCCTTGTGATCTCCTGGCCGCAAGATATAGGTCTTCTGGATCCCCATGGTTATGGCGAGAATCAGATGTTTGCCCAAAATCTTGTTTATGAGTCACTTGTGCAACACGACGAAGAAGGAGACATTAAACCCCATTTAGCTGAGTCATGGGAGATATCGGATGATGGAAAAACCTATACCTTTTTCTTAAGGGAAGATGTGCAGTTCTCGGATGGTTCCGAATTTAACGCGGAGAATGCCAAAAAAAATTTCGATGCCGTCATAGAGGCACCTGAAGACCATGCATGGTTAGAGCTGGCCAATCAAATTAACCGTACGGAAGTGATAGATTCTTTTACTTTTGAAATCACATTAGAAGATACTTATTATCCGCTACTCGAGGAGTTGGCGCTTGTGCGGCCTTTCCGTTTTCTCGGAGAAGCCGGTTTTAACGAGGATCAGCAATTCAAAGAACCGATCGGGACGGGTCCATGGGTTCTACATGAGTACCGAAAGGATGAAGAAGCTGTATTTCATCGCAACGACCACTATTGGGGCGAAAAACCGGAAATGGAAGAACTGGTTGTGCGCGTGATTCCTGATGGCGATGCTCGTGTGATGGCTTTTGAAAACGGAGAAATTGATATGATTTATGGGAGCGGTTTAATCAGTTTAGATGCATTTGATCACTTGCAGAATAACGAGAATTATGAAACGGGCACATCCCCACCACAAGCTAACCGTGTAATGGCTTTAAATTCGAATCGAGGAGTTACTGAAGATCATCTTGTTCGGCAAGCACTTATTCATGCATTTGATGCCCATAGTTTTATTGAAGATATGCTGTATGAGACCGAGGAGCATGCCACGAGCCTCTTTCCTGATGATGCGCCATATCAACCGGATGATTTAGATCCATATGAGTATGATCCTTTGAAAGCTGAATCACTGCTGGAAGAAGCAGGTTGGGAACGGAGAGATGATCATGAGATTCGGGAGAAAGACGGGCAACCATTGCAACTCACCTTTGTATTTGATGCGAATGATGAAATTCAAACCATTTTGGCAGAGTACATGCAAAGTGAACTTCGTGCTTTAGGGGTTGATATTGTTCTTTCCGGCGTGGACAACCAATCCTATCTTGATGCACAAAAAACTGGAGACTTCGATATTATTTACCATGAAACATGGGGAGCTCAGTATGATCCACATGCAATGCTGTCTTCCATGCGGGTTCCTTCGCATGCGGATTATCAGGCACAGCGGGGGTTGGCTGATAAAGATGAGCTTGATGAAAAGATTAGTCAGGTCCTAGTTGAAACAGATGAGCAGCAAAGAGAAGAACAATATGATGATATAATAAGAACGCTGCATGACGAAGCCATTTATGTACCGATTTCCAGTCCGTCAACAACCGGTATGTACCATAATGATATTGAAGGTGTTCGGTACTCTCCCATCCCCTATGAATTTTCTCTAGAGCACATAAGGAGATAG
- the nikB gene encoding nickel ABC transporter permease, with protein MVALITRRILMLFPSLLFLSMFVFLLMHMIPGDPAQAYLTLSQIPPTDEAIAAARGELGLDLPLYEQYWNWLISALQLDFGTSFLTGERVLEEVLYYFPSTLQLSLAAFLFTITISVLIGIFSARYQQRLFDTFSRLFSVGGSAIPTFWLGFLLVYFFSYQLGWLPSGGRGGWTSLVLPMLTLSIPYIALFSRLLRTSLLEVSKASYVTYSRARGLREPSIFRRHILRHALLPLLTVSGVALGYLLAGTVIVESVFSWPGMGRYMVTAITNRDYPVIQFYIVFMAFIFLIVNMIVDLLQLWVDPRLRSKEGSPNV; from the coding sequence ATGGTTGCTTTAATCACTCGACGAATACTGATGCTTTTTCCATCTTTGTTGTTTCTCTCGATGTTCGTATTTTTACTAATGCATATGATCCCAGGGGATCCAGCACAAGCTTATTTGACATTATCACAAATTCCGCCTACGGATGAGGCGATCGCAGCCGCTAGAGGGGAATTAGGCTTGGATCTCCCCCTTTATGAGCAGTATTGGAATTGGCTCATTTCTGCACTGCAACTTGATTTTGGGACATCCTTTTTGACGGGTGAACGTGTTCTTGAAGAAGTGTTGTATTATTTTCCTTCAACTTTACAATTGAGTCTCGCCGCTTTTTTATTTACGATAACGATTAGTGTGCTGATCGGTATTTTTTCTGCTCGTTATCAACAGCGCTTATTCGATACATTCAGTCGTCTATTCTCCGTGGGAGGTTCCGCAATACCTACTTTCTGGCTTGGTTTTCTTCTTGTCTATTTTTTCTCCTATCAGTTGGGGTGGTTACCATCAGGGGGAAGAGGGGGTTGGACCAGTTTGGTGTTACCGATGCTCACTCTTTCCATTCCTTACATTGCATTATTTAGTCGTTTACTAAGAACAAGCTTGCTGGAAGTGAGCAAGGCTTCATATGTTACGTACAGCCGAGCTCGTGGACTTCGGGAACCATCCATTTTTAGAAGGCATATTCTCCGTCATGCCCTTTTGCCTCTCCTTACGGTGTCGGGGGTGGCACTAGGGTATCTACTAGCCGGCACTGTTATCGTTGAGAGCGTGTTTTCCTGGCCGGGTATGGGCAGATATATGGTAACGGCGATCACCAACCGTGATTACCCTGTGATCCAATTTTACATCGTTTTCATGGCGTTTATTTTTCTGATCGTTAACATGATCGTTGATTTGTTGCAATTATGGGTGGATCCAAGATTACGTAGCAAAGAAGGATCACCCAATGTTTAG
- the nikC gene encoding nickel transporter permease: MFRILWKKKALIFSGSILLLVFLFALLAPFVVPVDPFDGDTSHRLLPPSFEYWFGTDHLGRDVFSRLLYGARYSLLGALTVTIIATILSIVIGTFAGYKGGWLDQIFMRLSEWMLAFPSLMIALVLVGMFGPGMINLMLALVLVFWMPEARLIRNMVVRLKEERYVHVAKLHGVSSFRVITRHLFPFVLPHVLVMATLNVGSVLLHIAGFSFLGLGIQPPLPEWGAMLNASSDYFYSAPWLMIFPGLIIFVIVLSFNILSDYWRDTLNLQK, encoded by the coding sequence ATGTTTAGGATTTTATGGAAGAAGAAAGCATTAATCTTTAGTGGTTCTATCCTCTTGCTGGTATTTCTTTTTGCATTGTTGGCGCCTTTTGTTGTTCCCGTTGACCCGTTTGACGGTGACACTTCACATCGTTTGCTGCCTCCTTCCTTTGAATACTGGTTTGGAACGGATCATTTGGGTCGTGATGTTTTCTCACGTTTATTGTATGGGGCGCGCTATAGTCTTCTCGGAGCTCTTACCGTGACCATCATTGCAACGATACTCTCTATAGTGATCGGAACATTTGCTGGTTATAAAGGCGGCTGGTTGGATCAAATATTCATGCGTCTCAGTGAATGGATGCTTGCCTTTCCGAGTCTGATGATTGCTCTCGTCCTGGTCGGTATGTTTGGTCCGGGGATGATTAATTTAATGCTTGCGCTTGTTCTTGTTTTCTGGATGCCGGAAGCTCGACTTATTCGAAATATGGTTGTGCGTTTAAAAGAAGAACGATATGTACACGTAGCCAAGCTTCATGGAGTCTCTTCGTTCCGGGTCATCACGCGTCATCTTTTTCCTTTCGTATTGCCACACGTGCTCGTAATGGCGACGCTTAACGTTGGAAGTGTGCTGTTACATATCGCTGGTTTTTCATTTCTAGGACTCGGAATACAACCTCCCCTCCCGGAATGGGGAGCGATGTTAAACGCAAGCAGTGATTATTTTTACAGTGCGCCTTGGTTGATGATCTTTCCCGGTTTAATTATTTTCGTGATTGTTCTTTCATTTAATATCCTTTCCGACTATTGGAGAGACACTTTGAATTTACAAAAGTAA
- a CDS encoding ABC transporter ATP-binding protein: MLDVDRLSILAQNQHPLLKNISFSLSSGKTLGVIGESGAGKTLLSNALIRLLDPAFHVSGQIYFQGKALMTLSTKEMTRLRGKEIGFLTQHPFSAFDPIYTVEKQMIDTIRTHFTCTKKESRKVAMLMLNKMAFEDPERLFQRYPFELSGGMMQRVMMALMMALKPKMMIADEPTTAMDTITQREVLHQFDLLRSDGTEAMLLITHDLGVLAKLADEVLVLKSGSVVEWLSVDKFFKNPEHGYTRSLLTSYLKFHGVNA, from the coding sequence ATGCTGGACGTCGATCGATTAAGTATCTTGGCCCAAAATCAGCACCCACTTCTCAAAAATATATCTTTTTCGCTTTCATCCGGGAAAACATTAGGGGTGATTGGGGAGAGCGGAGCAGGAAAAACCTTGCTTAGTAATGCGCTCATACGGTTGTTAGATCCAGCGTTTCACGTAAGTGGACAGATTTATTTTCAAGGAAAGGCACTCATGACGTTATCAACGAAAGAAATGACTCGTTTACGTGGGAAAGAGATTGGATTTTTAACTCAGCATCCTTTTTCTGCATTTGACCCCATATATACGGTAGAGAAGCAAATGATCGACACGATTCGAACGCATTTCACCTGTACGAAAAAAGAAAGTCGCAAAGTGGCCATGCTTATGCTGAACAAGATGGCTTTTGAGGATCCTGAGCGGTTGTTTCAACGCTATCCTTTTGAGCTGAGCGGTGGTATGATGCAAAGAGTGATGATGGCCTTAATGATGGCATTAAAGCCTAAAATGATGATTGCAGATGAGCCGACGACGGCGATGGATACTATAACTCAGCGGGAAGTGCTTCATCAATTTGACTTATTACGAAGTGATGGAACTGAGGCGATGTTGCTCATTACACATGATTTAGGTGTATTGGCTAAACTCGCTGATGAAGTTCTTGTATTAAAATCAGGTTCAGTGGTCGAATGGTTGTCTGTCGATAAGTTTTTTAAAAACCCGGAACATGGTTACACGAGAAGCTTACTTACGTCGTATTTGAAGTTCCATGGAGTGAATGCGTAA
- a CDS encoding ABC transporter ATP-binding protein produces the protein MVVEVKKVAKRYGKKNATQVLRDVSLQIEQETCVALLGASGVGKSTLGRIMVGLERPDEGAIFVQGERLLVAKHKRFRNKVQMVFQDPQSAFNPRLTLAESLAEPLWVERVSKRECDKRIGAMSEDVQLDQEFLDRYPEQLSGGQLQRAAIARALICRPSFVVLDEVVSSLDVIHQHHILDLLHGLKERYGLSYLFITHDFQAAKYIAERIAVLYGGKVVDQIKKKENEGWQCFKHPHALRLQKAVLAPHGILSRFI, from the coding sequence ATGGTTGTGGAAGTAAAAAAAGTAGCAAAGCGTTATGGAAAAAAGAACGCCACTCAGGTATTACGAGATGTTTCTTTGCAAATCGAACAAGAGACATGTGTAGCCCTGCTGGGGGCAAGTGGTGTAGGCAAAAGTACGTTAGGGCGTATAATGGTCGGGTTGGAACGTCCAGATGAAGGTGCTATTTTCGTCCAGGGCGAGCGTTTGCTTGTTGCCAAGCACAAACGTTTTAGAAATAAAGTTCAGATGGTATTTCAAGATCCGCAGTCCGCATTTAACCCACGCCTGACGCTAGCTGAAAGTCTGGCCGAGCCTTTATGGGTGGAACGGGTCAGTAAACGCGAGTGTGATAAACGAATCGGTGCAATGTCAGAAGATGTTCAACTCGATCAGGAATTTTTGGATCGTTACCCTGAGCAATTAAGCGGGGGGCAACTACAACGGGCAGCGATAGCTCGTGCCCTGATTTGCCGTCCTTCATTTGTTGTGTTGGATGAAGTTGTTAGTAGTCTGGATGTTATCCATCAACATCATATCCTTGACTTACTTCATGGATTGAAAGAAAGGTATGGACTCTCTTACTTATTCATTACGCACGATTTTCAAGCAGCAAAGTATATTGCTGAGCGCATCGCAGTCCTCTATGGCGGTAAAGTGGTTGATCAGATTAAAAAGAAGGAAAATGAAGGGTGGCAATGTTTTAAGCATCCACATGCGTTACGTTTGCAAAAAGCGGTGTTGGCACCACACGGAATTTTATCGCGTTTTATTTAA
- a CDS encoding 2-keto-3-deoxygluconate permease, producing the protein MRIKDTIEKVPGGLMVVPLMLGATLNTIDQLQIPFIVEFLRILGAPELENGNYEFLRIGGFTQDLFKDGAMVLIALFLFCAGSQMNLKIGRKALKIGSILLVSKYLSGLAVGLLFGYFFDPMDGLLGLSMVAIIAGMTNGNGGMYAALTSQYGRRSDIGGVAVLSLNDGPFFTMISLGIIGQSFPFISFIAVLLPIAIGMILGNLDEKMRDFLKAGEILPVPFFAFALGAGMNLTLFFNMDVLGAGVTIGLMTTIVTGFAGMLAFKLFRERSYIAPWAEASTAGNATATPAAIASAAAVSGGSGAMLQADVEMYEALVPIATAQISLAVIVTAILCPIAVILVDRYQRKRGIDGRLEDDEVEK; encoded by the coding sequence TTGAGGATTAAAGATACTATTGAGAAAGTGCCGGGAGGTCTAATGGTTGTTCCGCTCATGTTGGGAGCAACGTTAAATACGATTGACCAGCTTCAAATTCCTTTTATTGTAGAATTTCTAAGAATTTTGGGCGCACCTGAGCTGGAAAATGGAAATTATGAGTTTTTAAGAATCGGGGGGTTCACCCAAGATTTATTTAAGGACGGGGCTATGGTGCTGATTGCCTTGTTCCTCTTTTGCGCCGGTAGCCAGATGAATTTAAAGATCGGACGAAAAGCACTCAAGATTGGATCTATTTTGTTGGTATCGAAATACCTGTCAGGTCTGGCAGTGGGTCTTCTCTTTGGCTATTTCTTTGATCCAATGGACGGGTTGCTTGGCTTATCGATGGTTGCCATTATTGCTGGTATGACAAACGGAAATGGTGGGATGTATGCAGCGTTGACAAGTCAATATGGGCGTCGCTCTGATATTGGTGGTGTGGCTGTGCTATCATTAAATGATGGGCCGTTCTTTACCATGATTTCACTCGGTATTATTGGTCAAAGTTTCCCTTTTATCTCTTTTATAGCCGTGTTGCTTCCCATTGCCATTGGAATGATTCTTGGGAATTTAGATGAGAAGATGCGTGATTTTCTTAAAGCGGGGGAAATTCTCCCTGTGCCATTCTTTGCGTTTGCCCTTGGTGCAGGCATGAATTTGACGTTATTTTTTAATATGGATGTCTTGGGAGCAGGCGTTACCATCGGTTTAATGACAACAATTGTCACCGGATTTGCAGGAATGTTAGCGTTCAAGTTGTTCCGGGAAAGAAGCTATATTGCACCTTGGGCAGAAGCTTCTACAGCAGGGAACGCAACAGCAACTCCAGCAGCGATTGCATCCGCTGCAGCTGTATCAGGGGGCTCGGGCGCAATGCTTCAAGCAGATGTAGAAATGTATGAAGCCCTTGTTCCAATAGCCACCGCACAAATTTCACTTGCGGTTATTGTTACTGCGATCCTTTGTCCAATCGCTGTCATTCTTGTGGACCGTTATCAACGTAAGCGCGGCATTGATGGACGTTTAGAAGATGATGAAGTAGAAAAATAG